GTTCGTCCGCATCCGTCAGGAAGAAAATCACGTCCGGATGCATCCGTAGCGCTGCCGCCAGCGCCTCTTCGTGGCGCGTAGCGCCGCCCGCTGTGATGCGGCCCAGGAAATCCCGCGCCAGCGACTTGTTGTCGTCCGTCGCCAGCACCAGTCGCCCCGGCTGCGCCGCCAACTGCATCATCGTGGGCGCTTCGTTGTAAAAAATAATCTGAAACTGCTGCAAATCGCCGAGGCGATCCAAGCTGCGCAGCAACTCGGCTTTCGCGGCCTGCAACAGATTTTCGCCCGGTCCGCCCATGCTGCCGGAGCGATCGAACACGTACGCAAAGCGGTTCCCCACGGCCGTCAATCCAAACACCTCGGTCCGCGCCCCGTCCGCGCCAAACGAACCGAGCCGCCCAGAACCACGCTCCATCCCAGCAGCGGAAGTGGACGCATTAGCCGCAGTATCGGTGCCAATCGCCCCCCGGGCCGCCGGCAGCAACTCGCGCGGATCAATTGGCGGTCGCTCGGAAATGACGCCGCTCAGCGGCGTTTCGACAGAGGCGCTGCCGGCACTCTCGTCATCAGCAACACTCGTCGACGATCCTTCATGCGCGCTGCGGCGAGGCGTCAGCACGATGCCCACCCCGCGACCCGGCTCCTCGATTCCCTGCGGCGTCGTGCCGCTGACCAGCAAGTAGGCCGCAATCAAGAGCGCCGCGTGTAACACGCTCGAAATGCACCAACTCGGCCAACTAGGCCGCAGTTCTTGCCACGCGGCGGCCAGCCGGAGCGAGTTGCGAGGCTGCGAAGGGGGCATGCGCGTGTCACCTTGGGAACGCGGCCAAAGGGCCGTTGAACGCCATTATGACGCAGCTCTCCTCCCCGGCCCAGCCTCTCGGCTGGCGCGTTCGGAATCTCCTGTCTAAATTGCCCTCGCGCCCCAAATTCCTTGACGGCTGGCTTGAGCCTGATTACACCTAGAAGCTGGGCATTTCGGGGAAACCGCGCGGATTGTGCCAACTACGCACAATTGGCGCGGTAATTCCGCCACTTGTCGGTCCCGGTTGCCCAAGGACGTCGCGAAATTTCGGCGTCTAGCTTCGCGTCCACAACATCAGGTTCGGCCATCATGAGACACCAGTGGGCTTTCGCGGCGTTAGCCGCGGCGATGACAGCGTTTGGCATCCCCAGCGCTGCGTCCGCCGCGCCCTTCTTGATTGACGATTTCGCGTCGCAATCCAGCTCGTTTTACATCGTCGGCACGCCTGCGCCCGTGTTCTACCCCAACGGTAAGCCCGTGGAGAACGGCGGCTTGCCGACCACGCTCGGGGGCGAGCGCGACACGCTCGTCCAGGTGCTAGGAACGCCCGCGATTCAGTCCGCGCAGTTCCTGCTCGGTGTCGAACCGGATTCGTTCCCGACCGGCGTGTTCCATCTCGCCACGGCCGGCAATCCGGCTTCCGTCGCGACGCTCCAATACGACGGCGACGACGCCGACGGCAGCGAGCTGATCAACGCCGAACTGCTCGATTTCTCGATGCCGCCGGGCGGTTCGTTCCAGATCGACTTCCTGTCGATCGATTCGCCCGGTTCGCCGGACGGCCTGAAGGTCGACATCCTGCTGACCAGCAGCGGCGGCGGGTCAGCCACGTTCAACGACTTCGCGCCGGAGACCTCGGACCCCGTCACCTTTTCGGCGCCGATCGCCTCGTTTCTGACGTCCACGGAATTCGATGCGGCGCACATCTCCAGCATCACGTTCGTGTTCAACCAGGCCGGCCTGACCGACGCGGACTTCACCATCGACAACCTGCGGGCGGTGCCGGAACCGTCCGCTTTCGCGCTGGCCGCTCTGGCCAGCATTGCGGCGTTCGCCTGGCGACGCCGCGTCCGGGCATAACGCTTGCGTTTTGTTCCGTGCAGGAAGCCGGACGCCGCCGGGGACACATGTCGCAAACCATTAGGCGGCCGGTAGTTGGTAAGCGGATGTGGCAAAATCTCTGGAGAATGCACCGGTGAAAAACGACGCCCGACGTGGTTTTTGGTCAACACTTCTGTCGCGAAAACACCTCGCCGTCTCGTCCCAGCCGCCCCGGTTGGGACGCCGCGTTTCCGGTCCGCGCTCGCTGCGACTCGAACCCTGTGAGGCCCGTAACTTACTCGCGGCAGATATCACCGGCATCAAGTTTCAGGATCTCACCGGCAACGGCTTCTCCGCCGACGACACGCCATTGGCCGGCGTGACCATCGAACTCTTTCAAGACAATGGCGACGGCGTCTTCGACGCCAACGTCGACACGCTGGCCGGTACGCAAGTCACCGCCGCGAATGGTACGTACACCTTCCCCGCCGTGGCCGACGGCCTGTACTTCGTCCGCGAAGTGGTGCCGGCCGGCTTCTACCAGTCCGGCGGCCCGTCGTTCTACACCGTCCAGGTACAAGGCACGAACGCCTTCACGCTCAACGGCGTCGGCATCGACGATTTCAGCGAGCCGGATCCAGCCGAGTTCTACTTCATCAACGCGTTGAATCTCGACCCGACGCTCATTAAGCACAACGTGCCAGGCGCCTTGGGCGGCCAGCGCGACGCCTTGATTGATGTGATCGGCGCCTCGAATCCGTTGTCCGCGAATGTCGTCGTTGGCTTTAACGGCATCGCCGGATTGTTCTCCTTCGGCTCGGCCTCGCCCGGCACCAGCGCCACGTTGCAGTACGACGGCGCCGACGCCGACATCGTCGGACCGCCGGCCGGCCTGATCAACAACCAGGGATTGAACACCGATCTGACCAACAACGGCCTCGCCACCGGCATGCTGCTGGACTTCGCCAGCATC
This genomic window from Planctomycetia bacterium contains:
- a CDS encoding PEP-CTERM sorting domain-containing protein; its protein translation is MRHQWAFAALAAAMTAFGIPSAASAAPFLIDDFASQSSSFYIVGTPAPVFYPNGKPVENGGLPTTLGGERDTLVQVLGTPAIQSAQFLLGVEPDSFPTGVFHLATAGNPASVATLQYDGDDADGSELINAELLDFSMPPGGSFQIDFLSIDSPGSPDGLKVDILLTSSGGGSATFNDFAPETSDPVTFSAPIASFLTSTEFDAAHISSITFVFNQAGLTDADFTIDNLRAVPEPSAFALAALASIAAFAWRRRVRA